A section of the Brevundimonas sp. AJA228-03 genome encodes:
- a CDS encoding YbjN domain-containing protein, with the protein MRTLALVVGLLALTSPAFAQTAPSPPTEAAPSRWNGLPVAEVMARLTAAGLTVGTPQPDGDRLYLRVEDGPLRWVLTLFSCTDGQCPDVQFTAVFSGTNATPDIVSRWNGARRFVKAFYAAPETEGGEGQAVAQYDVLLVPGVGAAQLDDPIQVWRSLAVDLGRTVTTPAGAATPPAP; encoded by the coding sequence ATGAGAACCCTCGCCCTTGTCGTCGGCCTGCTGGCCCTGACCTCGCCGGCCTTCGCCCAGACCGCCCCCTCGCCGCCGACCGAGGCCGCGCCGTCGCGCTGGAATGGCCTGCCCGTCGCCGAGGTCATGGCCCGGCTGACAGCTGCCGGACTGACCGTCGGCACGCCCCAGCCCGACGGAGACCGCCTCTACCTGCGTGTCGAGGACGGCCCCCTGCGCTGGGTTCTGACCCTGTTTTCCTGCACCGATGGCCAGTGTCCCGACGTCCAGTTCACCGCCGTCTTTTCCGGGACCAATGCCACGCCGGACATCGTCTCGCGCTGGAATGGCGCGCGGCGGTTCGTGAAGGCCTTCTACGCCGCCCCCGAGACCGAAGGCGGCGAGGGTCAGGCCGTGGCCCAGTACGACGTCCTGCTGGTCCCCGGCGTCGGTGCCGCCCAGCTGGACGACCCGATCCAGGTCTGGCGCAGCCTGGCCGTCGACCTCGGGCGCAC